The following proteins are co-located in the Sulfurospirillum deleyianum DSM 6946 genome:
- a CDS encoding CTP synthase: MSNQETKYIFVTGGVLSSLGKGIAAASISTLLKNVGFKVSILKADPYINVDPGTMSPLEHGEVFVTDDGAETDLDLGHYERFLDENLTQANNFTTGRVYSAVIEKERRGDYLGKTIQVIPHIVDEIANRIKEAGKGKDILIVEIGGTVGDIEGLPFLEAIRSLKSEVGKRRAMNIHLTLVPFIKAAGELKTKPTQHSVQELRRIGITPDMLICRSEYPLPRELRNKLAFSCGVERNSVIECLDATTIYQVPLNFLKENILTPISEALDLGVLTPHMDDWDVLVKRVIAPRDELLIAFVGKYIDLKESYKSLTESLIHAGAHLNAKVKIRWVDSEVIEDKGCEDILSEVDGILVAGGFGERGVVGKMQAIRYAREHKIPYLGICLGMQLAMIEFARNVLHIEDANSAEFNPTCKNPIIYLIDSFMDASGQKQLRTFQSPLGGTMRLGGYACETKEGSLLRDVYAGEKTIRERHRHRYEANPAYREAFEKEGLIVSGESEGLIEAVELKGHPWFLGVQFHPEFTSRLTNPNKTILAFAKAALIQRQNG, translated from the coding sequence ATGTCCAATCAGGAAACGAAATATATATTTGTTACAGGTGGTGTTTTAAGCTCCCTTGGCAAGGGTATCGCAGCGGCTAGCATCTCTACTCTTTTAAAAAATGTTGGCTTTAAAGTCAGCATCCTCAAAGCTGATCCTTACATTAACGTTGATCCTGGTACCATGAGTCCTTTGGAGCATGGTGAGGTTTTTGTCACGGACGATGGCGCAGAAACCGACCTTGATTTGGGGCATTATGAGCGTTTCTTAGATGAAAATTTAACACAAGCCAATAACTTTACCACAGGACGTGTTTACTCTGCTGTTATTGAAAAAGAGCGACGTGGGGACTATTTGGGTAAAACCATTCAGGTGATTCCACATATCGTTGATGAGATTGCTAACCGTATTAAAGAGGCAGGTAAAGGTAAAGATATTTTAATCGTGGAAATTGGTGGAACCGTAGGTGACATCGAAGGGCTTCCCTTTTTAGAGGCGATTCGCTCTTTAAAAAGTGAAGTAGGTAAGCGAAGAGCGATGAATATTCACCTCACTTTAGTGCCTTTTATTAAAGCAGCGGGTGAGCTTAAAACCAAACCAACACAACACTCTGTTCAAGAGCTTCGTCGTATTGGTATTACACCTGATATGCTCATTTGCCGTTCTGAATACCCTCTTCCTAGAGAGTTACGCAATAAACTTGCTTTTTCATGCGGTGTTGAGCGAAATTCTGTCATTGAATGTTTGGATGCGACCACCATCTATCAAGTACCCCTTAACTTCTTAAAAGAAAATATTTTAACCCCGATTTCAGAAGCCTTAGATTTGGGCGTTTTAACCCCACATATGGATGATTGGGATGTGTTGGTGAAGCGTGTGATTGCGCCTCGTGATGAGCTTTTAATCGCCTTTGTGGGTAAATACATTGATTTAAAAGAGTCGTACAAATCATTAACAGAGTCTTTGATTCACGCAGGTGCACACCTCAATGCGAAAGTGAAAATTCGCTGGGTAGATTCTGAGGTCATTGAAGATAAAGGATGTGAGGATATTCTCTCTGAAGTGGATGGTATTTTGGTTGCAGGTGGCTTTGGTGAGCGTGGAGTCGTGGGTAAAATGCAAGCCATTCGTTATGCGAGAGAGCACAAAATCCCTTATCTTGGAATCTGCCTCGGAATGCAACTTGCGATGATTGAATTTGCACGTAACGTTTTACACATTGAAGATGCTAATTCGGCAGAATTTAATCCTACATGTAAAAATCCTATTATCTATTTGATTGACTCATTTATGGATGCGAGTGGTCAAAAACAACTGCGTACGTTCCAAAGTCCATTGGGTGGAACGATGCGTTTGGGTGGCTATGCGTGTGAAACGAAAGAGGGTTCTTTGCTTCGAGATGTTTATGCGGGTGAAAAGACAATCCGTGAGCGTCATCGTCATCGTTATGAAGCCAATCCTGCTTACCGTGAAGCGTTTGAAAAAGAGGGCTTGATCGTGAGTGGAGAGAGTGAGGGGTTGATTGAAGCGGTTGAACTTAAAGGGCATCCATGGTTTTTAGGGGTTCAGTTTCACCCTGAATTTACTTCACGTCTTACGAATCCAAATAAGACCATTTTAGCGTTTGCTAAAGCGGCGTTGATTCAACGTCAAAATGGCTAG
- the recJ gene encoding single-stranded-DNA-specific exonuclease RecJ — MARLLSKEEIRRILQSRFENDDCTRLNEIPKPSSLKDIAKASKRIVHAMQKGERIAIVGDYDVDGVISSVILSQFFDDLHVNYSLVIPNRFTDGYGLNPEIVAKLDAQVIITVDNGISALEAAQICKEQGIDLIITDHHNVPEVLPEAYAIVNPKQEDCCFPHCEICGAQVAWYLVAALKEELGIEYDLSSFLDLLCIAIMADMMELVGMNRVMVKKGIIELNRSKRPAFEAIRQYYGKATFESDDISFLIAPLINSSGRMEDARFSYEFIKSKNVDEALKLLDYIVSLNEARKEEERLLFEATLPFVREDENIIVVWGEEWHEGIVGIVASRLSKRFKKPAIVFSIRDDKAKGSARGVGGVNILELIRAQEKFLIGYGGHKGAAGVSIEVHHLPYFKEKLVEAASVLTQEELEADNDLLGEISADQIDFELLEILENQEPYGQKNPKPSFLLRNIGVKVDRLIGKEGQHLKLILQEGSNALEALFFNYDTKVKQGDKVDILFTLSRNDYRGLVTPQLMIKQIVKKH; from the coding sequence ATGGCTAGGTTGCTGAGCAAAGAAGAGATTAGGCGGATTTTACAAAGTCGATTTGAAAATGATGATTGCACACGTTTAAATGAGATTCCAAAGCCCTCTTCTTTAAAAGATATTGCCAAAGCTTCTAAGCGCATTGTGCACGCCATGCAAAAGGGTGAGCGCATTGCGATTGTTGGGGATTATGATGTCGATGGTGTCATCTCCTCAGTTATCTTAAGCCAGTTTTTTGATGATTTACATGTAAATTATTCGTTAGTGATTCCCAATCGTTTTACGGATGGATACGGTCTTAATCCTGAGATTGTTGCCAAATTAGATGCTCAAGTGATTATCACCGTGGATAATGGCATTTCAGCGCTTGAAGCAGCCCAAATCTGTAAAGAACAAGGGATTGATCTGATTATTACGGATCATCACAATGTTCCAGAAGTTTTACCTGAAGCCTATGCGATTGTTAATCCTAAGCAAGAGGATTGTTGTTTTCCTCATTGTGAGATTTGTGGCGCGCAAGTAGCATGGTATTTGGTTGCGGCTTTGAAAGAAGAGTTGGGCATTGAGTATGACCTCTCCTCGTTTTTAGACTTGCTCTGCATTGCCATTATGGCGGATATGATGGAACTTGTGGGAATGAACCGTGTGATGGTCAAAAAAGGTATCATAGAGCTCAATCGCTCTAAACGCCCTGCTTTTGAGGCAATTAGGCAGTATTATGGCAAAGCTACTTTTGAGAGTGATGATATCTCTTTTTTAATCGCTCCACTGATTAATAGCTCTGGACGAATGGAAGATGCAAGGTTCTCTTATGAGTTTATTAAGTCCAAAAATGTCGATGAAGCACTCAAGCTTTTGGATTATATTGTCTCTTTAAATGAGGCGAGAAAAGAAGAAGAGCGTCTTTTATTTGAAGCCACGCTTCCTTTTGTCAGGGAGGATGAAAATATCATTGTGGTGTGGGGTGAAGAGTGGCATGAAGGCATTGTGGGGATTGTTGCTTCAAGGCTCTCCAAACGCTTCAAAAAACCTGCGATTGTTTTTTCGATTCGAGATGACAAGGCCAAAGGAAGCGCTAGAGGTGTTGGGGGTGTGAATATCTTGGAACTGATTCGGGCACAAGAGAAATTTTTAATTGGCTATGGTGGTCATAAGGGGGCAGCTGGTGTCTCCATTGAAGTGCATCATTTACCTTATTTCAAAGAGAAATTGGTGGAAGCAGCCAGTGTTTTAACGCAAGAGGAGTTAGAAGCCGATAATGACCTTTTGGGTGAAATTAGCGCAGATCAGATTGATTTTGAACTTTTGGAGATTTTGGAAAATCAAGAACCCTATGGGCAGAAAAATCCAAAACCAAGTTTTTTATTGCGTAATATTGGCGTGAAAGTTGATCGTCTTATTGGCAAAGAGGGACAACATTTAAAACTGATTTTGCAAGAAGGAAGTAATGCCCTTGAAGCACTTTTTTTCAATTACGATACCAAAGTGAAACAAGGCGATAAGGTTGATATCTTATTTACCCTCTCCCGCAATGATTATCGGGGTTTAGTAACGCCTCAGTTGATGATAAAACAAATCGTTAAGAAGCACTAA
- a CDS encoding protein-L-isoaspartate(D-aspartate) O-methyltransferase, producing MPQSAHFKEKIRFQKNKKMADEITKLIPLSSDVYDAFCQSERELFVPQGMSLHAYKLDALPLVANQWISSPLTVAKMTEALTCKGADSVLEIGCGSGYQALILSKLIRRVFTIERIDRLLKEAKERFKALGVTNIHTRFDDGQNGWREFAPYDRILFSASTPHIPAKLFEQLKIGGILVAPIEKGQKQIITRFTKTEEGLISKPLEECLFVPVINGREF from the coding sequence ATGCCTCAATCGGCTCATTTTAAAGAAAAAATACGCTTTCAAAAAAATAAAAAGATGGCGGATGAAATTACCAAATTAATTCCACTCAGTAGTGATGTCTATGATGCTTTTTGCCAAAGCGAACGTGAACTTTTTGTTCCACAAGGCATGAGTTTACACGCCTATAAACTTGATGCTTTACCATTAGTTGCGAATCAATGGATTAGCTCCCCACTTACTGTTGCTAAGATGACAGAAGCACTTACATGTAAAGGAGCAGATAGCGTTTTGGAGATTGGATGTGGAAGTGGTTATCAAGCACTGATTTTAAGTAAACTCATTCGTCGTGTGTTTACGATTGAGCGGATTGATAGACTCTTAAAAGAGGCAAAAGAGCGCTTTAAAGCCTTAGGTGTTACCAACATTCATACCCGTTTTGATGATGGACAGAATGGTTGGAGAGAGTTTGCTCCCTACGATAGAATCCTTTTTTCAGCCTCAACGCCACATATTCCTGCTAAACTTTTTGAACAGCTCAAAATAGGAGGCATTTTAGTCGCCCCTATTGAAAAAGGGCAAAAGCAGATTATTACACGCTTTACAAAAACAGAAGAAGGTCTCATCTCTAAACCTTTAGAAGAGTGCCTTTTTGTTCCTGTAATTAACGGACGGGAGTTTTAA
- a CDS encoding carbon-nitrogen hydrolase family protein has translation MTSNPMLCALQFAYEGRPFKENFDTLKELILQTPKTSIVLAPELCLSAYAYDNLDAAANFSATILPYLAELSTCKTIGLTLVEKIEEHYVNNFKLFHQGTLIYTRSKVKLFPLGKEEHYFQAGMPETIELISLNGIKIAVLICFELRFPSLWEQIKGADIILVPAYWGKERKAHLNILVKALAIANQAYVVCANSADETMAKNSAIISPFGESLSDDRKSLLMQRFDTQTIKKMRRYLNVGLDTNASIGSF, from the coding sequence ATGACTTCTAATCCCATGCTCTGCGCCCTACAATTTGCCTACGAAGGGCGCCCCTTTAAAGAAAATTTTGATACCTTAAAAGAGCTCATCCTACAAACACCTAAAACAAGTATCGTTTTGGCACCAGAGCTTTGTTTAAGTGCCTACGCCTATGACAATCTTGATGCTGCCGCAAACTTTTCTGCCACGATTCTGCCTTATTTAGCAGAACTTTCTACATGTAAAACCATAGGACTCACGCTTGTTGAAAAAATAGAAGAACACTATGTCAATAACTTCAAACTCTTTCATCAAGGCACCCTCATCTATACCCGTTCCAAAGTTAAACTCTTTCCGCTGGGTAAGGAAGAGCACTATTTTCAAGCAGGAATGCCTGAGACTATCGAGCTAATTTCCCTCAATGGAATAAAAATTGCTGTACTTATTTGCTTTGAACTTCGCTTCCCTTCTTTATGGGAACAGATTAAAGGAGCAGATATTATTCTTGTTCCTGCTTATTGGGGAAAAGAGCGTAAAGCACATCTGAATATTCTTGTCAAAGCCTTAGCTATTGCGAATCAAGCTTATGTCGTATGTGCCAATAGCGCTGATGAAACCATGGCAAAAAACAGTGCGATTATCTCTCCTTTTGGTGAGAGCCTTAGCGATGATAGAAAAAGCCTTTTAATGCAGAGATTTGATACTCAAACCATCAAAAAAATGCGACGATATCTTAATGTAGGATTAGATACGAATGCCTCAATCGGCTCATTTTAA
- a CDS encoding ribonucleotide-diphosphate reductase subunit beta, producing MDRKKIYNPNSDESLNDRKVFGGNPHGILNFTKAKYTWALKLWDMMEGNTWFPKEVDTTKDVIDYNKNLTDAEKRMYDLVWSQLISMDSFQTNNLADNINPYITAPEINACLSRQAYEEANHSKSYAVMVEAMCDNTDLIYEMEKHDEVLRRKNDYISSVYEELAGDVTEEKLVLAMFANQILEGIYFYSGFTAIYALARTGRMLGSAQMIRFIQRDEITHLLLFQNMINTTKKERPDLFTDALKAKVYEMFQKAGDLEIEWGKYITQNQIMGFTDDIIETYIHYLVDDRLTAVGFDKLYNASHPIKWVDDFSKFNDQKTNFFEGNVSNYSKGSLSFDDF from the coding sequence GTGGACCGCAAAAAAATCTATAATCCAAACTCTGATGAAAGCCTAAATGATCGTAAAGTCTTTGGTGGGAATCCCCATGGAATTTTAAACTTTACTAAAGCCAAATACACATGGGCACTTAAACTGTGGGATATGATGGAGGGCAATACCTGGTTTCCTAAAGAGGTAGATACCACCAAAGATGTCATTGACTACAACAAAAACCTTACTGATGCAGAAAAACGCATGTATGACCTTGTATGGTCTCAACTCATTAGCATGGACAGCTTTCAGACCAATAACCTAGCCGACAATATTAACCCCTATATCACTGCGCCTGAAATTAATGCGTGTCTCTCACGTCAAGCCTATGAAGAGGCAAACCATTCAAAATCCTATGCCGTTATGGTTGAAGCCATGTGTGATAACACCGACTTGATTTATGAAATGGAAAAACACGATGAAGTCTTGCGTCGTAAAAATGACTACATCTCCAGCGTCTATGAAGAACTTGCAGGGGACGTGACTGAAGAAAAACTGGTTTTAGCAATGTTTGCGAACCAAATCTTAGAAGGAATTTATTTTTACTCAGGATTTACGGCTATTTACGCCCTCGCACGTACAGGTAGAATGCTAGGGAGTGCACAAATGATTCGTTTTATTCAAAGAGATGAAATCACCCATTTGCTCCTCTTCCAAAACATGATTAATACCACCAAGAAAGAGCGCCCAGACCTCTTTACCGATGCGCTTAAAGCCAAAGTCTATGAGATGTTCCAAAAAGCAGGTGATTTGGAAATTGAGTGGGGAAAATACATTACCCAAAATCAAATTATGGGCTTCACCGATGATATTATAGAGACATATATTCACTATCTCGTGGATGACCGTTTAACCGCTGTGGGATTCGATAAACTCTACAATGCCTCACATCCAATTAAATGGGTCGATGATTTTTCAAAATTTAATGACCAAAAAACAAACTTTTTTGAAGGTAATGTCTCTAATTACAGTAAGGGAAGCCTCTCTTTTGATGACTTCTAA
- a CDS encoding anaerobic ribonucleoside-triphosphate reductase activating protein, which yields MSNLLKNVLADKAIHSITKFTTLDFPDHLASIFWFAKCNMACPYCYNPQIVRGKGEISLASALEFLESRKDRLEGVVLSGGECTLYPHLESFCEAIKRLGYKIKIDTNGTNPALLKRLIERTLVDYIALDYKAPKKHYTRITHHPHFEVFEESLHYLIQSHFPFEARTTLHSDLLSENDINAIIEDLHVKGYQGIYYLQKYLHVNETLGVTKEQQNQFEMSKLTPLLPIELRNF from the coding sequence GTGTCCAATTTGTTGAAAAATGTTCTTGCCGATAAGGCAATCCACAGCATTACCAAATTTACAACGCTTGATTTTCCCGATCATCTAGCGTCTATTTTTTGGTTTGCAAAGTGCAATATGGCATGTCCTTATTGCTACAATCCTCAAATTGTACGAGGCAAGGGTGAAATCAGCCTTGCCTCGGCACTCGAATTTCTAGAAAGTCGTAAAGACCGCTTAGAAGGTGTTGTATTAAGCGGTGGTGAGTGTACACTTTATCCTCATCTTGAAAGCTTTTGTGAAGCGATTAAGCGACTCGGATATAAAATTAAAATTGATACAAATGGCACCAACCCTGCATTACTCAAACGTCTCATTGAGAGAACTTTAGTTGATTACATTGCCCTCGATTATAAGGCGCCCAAAAAGCACTATACTCGCATTACGCACCATCCACATTTTGAGGTTTTTGAAGAGAGTTTGCACTACCTGATTCAAAGCCATTTTCCTTTTGAAGCACGAACTACTCTGCACAGTGATTTATTGAGTGAAAATGACATCAATGCCATTATTGAAGATTTACATGTAAAAGGGTATCAAGGAATCTATTATCTCCAAAAATATTTACATGTAAACGAAACTCTAGGCGTTACAAAAGAGCAACAAAATCAGTTTGAAATGAGCAAACTAACCCCTTTACTCCCCATAGAATTAAGAAATTTTTGA
- the nrdD gene encoding anaerobic ribonucleoside-triphosphate reductase yields the protein MSQAEILEQLKEKRTKCIVYTRVMGYHRPVESFNVGKTGEHKERVQFVEKCSCR from the coding sequence ATGAGTCAAGCAGAGATTTTGGAACAGTTAAAAGAGAAACGTACAAAATGTATCGTTTACACCCGTGTTATGGGATACCACAGACCAGTGGAAAGTTTTAACGTAGGTAAAACAGGTGAACACAAAGAGCGTGTCCAATTTGTTGAAAAATGTTCTTGCCGATAA